A stretch of DNA from Bacillota bacterium:
TACTACCAGGGTGGTGGCGGGTATTGGCGTTCCCCAGCTCACCGCCATCTTCAACAGCTTCCAGGAAGCCAGGAAGCATGGGGTGCCCATCATCGCGGACGGCGGTGTAAAGTGGTCCGGCGACATAGTCAAGGCGCTGGCCGCCGGGGCCCACGCTGTCATGGTGGGCAACCTCTTCGCCGGTACCGATGAGAGCCCCGGTGAGTTCGAGATCTACCAGGGGCGCACCTTCAAGACCTACCGGGGCATGGGCTCCCTGTCCGCAATGAAGGACGGGGGCGCCGATCGTTACTTCCAGCAGCCCTCCGAGAAGCTGGTCCCCGAGGGCATTGAAGGCCGGGTGCCATACCGCGGCCCCTTGTCGGAGATAATATACCAGATGGCGGGGGGCCTCCGGGCTGGCATGGGATACGTTGGGGCCAAGAACCTGGAGGACCTGAGGAGCAACGCCCGGTTTATGAGGATCACTACTGCCGGGCTCAAGGAGAGCCACCCTCACGATGTCTCCATCACTAAGGAAGCCCCCAACTACATGGGGGGTTCTTTCCAAGGGTGAGGGCATGATCTACCTGGACAACGCCGCGACGACCAGGCCCAGGCCCGAAGTGGTCGAGGCGGTGTGCCGCGCCCTGGAGGGGATCTGCGGGAACCCCTCTTCCCTGCACCGCTTGGGCGCCGAGGCCTCGAGGGCCCTGGAAGAAGCCCGCAGGAGTGTCGCTATGGCCCTGGGGGTACCAGCCCAGGACCTCATATTCACATCCGGGGGAACCGAGGGCAACAACATGGCCATCCGGGGTGCGGCCCTGGCCTCCAGGGGCCGTCACCTCATCACCACGGAAGTAGAGCACCCCTCAGTCTACCAGGTGTTCCAGGAGCTGGGGGAAGAGGGCTGGAGGGTGGACTACATTGGGGTTGACCGCCGGGGAGTGGTGGACCCAGCGGAGGTCGCCCGCGCCCTCAGGGATGACACTGTGCTTGTCAGCGTGATGCTGGTGAACAACGAGGTTGGCTCCGTCCAGCCCATCCGGGAGATCCGCAGGGCCATAGGCCCAAAACCCATCCTTCACGTTGATGCCGTCCAGGCGCTGGGCAAGGTGCCTGCGGCGGTCTCTTCCCTGGGGGCAGATCTGGCCACGGTAAGCAGCCATAAGATACACGGGCCCAAGGGGGCCGGGGCGCTCTACAAGGCTCCCAGGGTTAGGCTCAAGCCCCTCAGCGTGGGTGGCCAGCAGGAACGTGCCCTGAGGCCGGGTACTGAGAACGTCCCTGCCATCGTAGGGTTCGGTGTTGCCGCAGCCCTGGCCCACAAGGAGATACCTGAGTCATCCGCCAGGATGCATGATCTAAGGGCCCGGCTGGCCGGCCTCTTGGCAAGGATCCCGGGGGCCAGGATGAATGGCCACCTGGAAGTGGGAGCCCCCCACATACTGAGTTACTCCTTCCTGGGTGTGCCCGGGGAGACCCTGCTTCACCACCTGGAGGCCATGGGTGTTATAGTGTCCACGCGCTCGGCTTGTTCCTCCCGGCACAAGACACCCAACCGGGTTCTTAACGCCCTTGGGTGCTCCCACGAGGAGGCGGAGGCCGCCATACGCCTGGGGCTGTCCTCCTTCACCACCGAGGAAGAGATCGACCATGCGGCTTGTGCTGTCAGGGAGTCAGTGGAAGCCATCAGGGGCCTTGGGGGTTCATGATGTACGATGTGATACTCATCCGGTTCGGGGAGATAGGACTGAAGGGGCAGAACCGCCCCTTCTTTGAGAGCGCCCTGGCCAGGAATGCCAGGAGGGCCGTGGGACGCCCGGTGCGGAGGGTGTGGGGCCGCCTTTTAGTGGAGGCCGGGGATGACCCCGAGGGTGTGCTCTCTCAGGTAACCCGGGTCTTTGGTGTGGTGTCAGCGAGTCCAGCAGCCAAAGCCCCTTTGGACCTGGAGGCCATCAAGGCCACTTCCCTTGAGGTATTCCGGGACGGTGATAAAGGCCGTACCTTCAAGGTAGAGACCAGGAGGGCGAACAAGGGCTTCCCGCACCAGTCCCGCCAGGTGAGCGCGGAGGTCGGAGCCCACATCCTCAGGAACACCCCCGGTGTGAGCGTGGATGTCCACTGCCCCGAGGTTACCGTGAGGGTAGAGATCAGGGACGAGGAGGCATATGTCTTCAGCCGCGTGGTGCCAGGACCGGGGGGACTCCCCGTCGGGACGGGGGGCAGGGCCATCCTGCTCCTGTCTGGAGGCATAGACAGCCCCGTTGCGGGCTGGATGACCATGAAACGAGGGGTTGTCCTGGAAGCCTGCCACTTCTTCTCCTTCCCCTTCACGGGGCCCAAGGCCCGGCAGAAGGTGGAAGACCTCTGCCGGGTCCTGTCCGCGTACAGTGGTGGCATGACCCTGCACGTGGTCCCATTTACCGAGACCCAGACCGCCATCAGGGAGCACTGCCCTGAAGACCTCCGTGTCACGGTGATGAGGAGGATGATGGTCCGCATGGCCCAGGAAATAGCAGTGCGGAAGAGGGCCCTGGCTCTGGTAACCGGCGAGAGCATCGGGCAGGTCGCCAGCCAGACCCTGGAGAGCATGGCCTCCATTAACGCGGTGGTGACAATGCCGGTGCTGCGCCCCCTTTCGGGGCTGGACAAGACGGAGATCACGGAAAGAGCTAAGGCCATAGGAACCTACGACATATCTATCAGGCCGTACGAGGACTGCTGCAGCCTGTTCCTGCCCAGGCATCCAAAGACCAAGCCTACCCCGGAAGAGGCGGCAAATGCCGAGAGGCAACTGGACATCGCCACGCTGGTGGAGAGGGCCGTAAGGGACACCGAGAGGGTGCGCTTCGGGGGCATGAACAAACCTGGTTTTGAGGGACCCTAGCCTGGCCGGAATCATGTCAGGCCTGCGCCTTCACTATGCGGTCGTAGTTCCTCCAGGCGTAGATGGCCTCCTGGTACATCTGCAGGCGGTACCTGAACCCCCGGGCAATGCCGAGCTTCTGTTCCTTGGTGACGTGACTGATGTTCCTCAGGGGTACGTGAAGGAGCTCCAGGCCCCTTCTCCTAGCGTGAAGGTTGATGAGAACCTCCACCCCGAAGCGAGACCAGGAGAGGTCCGGCAGCGCCTCCGCCATGGCCCTGGTGAGGCCCCGCTGGCCGTTGAGGATGGGCGTGAGGTGCTGTGCCAGGTCTACGTGGCTTTGCCCGCCCTTGAACACGCCCACGGTCATCCGGGGCACACCGGGGTTCTCCAGGGGCCCAAGGAGAGTCATTATGTGTTCCTCGCCAAGTCCCAGGAGATCAGCGTCAAGGAACACCAGGCCCTCGGCCCCTCCGGCCAGGGCGGCATGGAGCCCCGTCTGGAGGGCGGCCCCCTTCCCCATGTTCTCCTTGTGGGCAAGAACCTGGACTGGGAAACCCTGCGCGACAGCACCAGTGCCGTCGGACGACCCATCGTCGATGACGTACACCCGGTCCAGGAATGAGCACCTGGTCACCACCTCAAGTACCGCAGCGATCCTGGGCG
This window harbors:
- a CDS encoding cysteine desulfurase family protein: MIYLDNAATTRPRPEVVEAVCRALEGICGNPSSLHRLGAEASRALEEARRSVAMALGVPAQDLIFTSGGTEGNNMAIRGAALASRGRHLITTEVEHPSVYQVFQELGEEGWRVDYIGVDRRGVVDPAEVARALRDDTVLVSVMLVNNEVGSVQPIREIRRAIGPKPILHVDAVQALGKVPAAVSSLGADLATVSSHKIHGPKGAGALYKAPRVRLKPLSVGGQQERALRPGTENVPAIVGFGVAAALAHKEIPESSARMHDLRARLAGLLARIPGARMNGHLEVGAPHILSYSFLGVPGETLLHHLEAMGVIVSTRSACSSRHKTPNRVLNALGCSHEEAEAAIRLGLSSFTTEEEIDHAACAVRESVEAIRGLGGS
- the thiI gene encoding tRNA uracil 4-sulfurtransferase ThiI; translation: MYDVILIRFGEIGLKGQNRPFFESALARNARRAVGRPVRRVWGRLLVEAGDDPEGVLSQVTRVFGVVSASPAAKAPLDLEAIKATSLEVFRDGDKGRTFKVETRRANKGFPHQSRQVSAEVGAHILRNTPGVSVDVHCPEVTVRVEIRDEEAYVFSRVVPGPGGLPVGTGGRAILLLSGGIDSPVAGWMTMKRGVVLEACHFFSFPFTGPKARQKVEDLCRVLSAYSGGMTLHVVPFTETQTAIREHCPEDLRVTVMRRMMVRMAQEIAVRKRALALVTGESIGQVASQTLESMASINAVVTMPVLRPLSGLDKTEITERAKAIGTYDISIRPYEDCCSLFLPRHPKTKPTPEEAANAERQLDIATLVERAVRDTERVRFGGMNKPGFEGP
- a CDS encoding glycosyltransferase, which translates into the protein MTRNTVALVPAYNEAPRIAAVLEVVTRCSFLDRVYVIDDGSSDGTGAVAQGFPVQVLAHKENMGKGAALQTGLHAALAGGAEGLVFLDADLLGLGEEHIMTLLGPLENPGVPRMTVGVFKGGQSHVDLAQHLTPILNGQRGLTRAMAEALPDLSWSRFGVEVLINLHARRRGLELLHVPLRNISHVTKEQKLGIARGFRYRLQMYQEAIYAWRNYDRIVKAQA